A stretch of Desulfotignum phosphitoxidans DSM 13687 DNA encodes these proteins:
- a CDS encoding PQ-loop repeat-containing protein has product MNITVILGLAGTVIGLVRALPQLVRLLRSRQALGVSVDTALTSAIVSFGWAAYGVLTNQPYVTLATGASAAVFFVITISALKFGRNIKEFRIAPVWFVALCVAFLIKGQAGLGIILPISILVSNIPQICVAAREEDLTDLSFGTWVLSMSDGLVWGLYSVIEQDYSIMVFALFQLMTSGAIVFLKFLNQKKHHAEV; this is encoded by the coding sequence ATGAATATCACAGTCATTCTGGGTCTGGCCGGCACAGTCATCGGACTGGTCCGGGCCCTGCCGCAGCTTGTCAGGCTGTTGCGCTCAAGACAGGCCTTAGGGGTTTCCGTTGACACGGCCTTGACCAGTGCCATCGTCAGTTTCGGCTGGGCCGCCTACGGGGTTTTGACAAACCAGCCCTATGTGACCCTGGCCACGGGCGCATCCGCCGCTGTTTTTTTTGTGATCACGATATCTGCCTTGAAATTCGGGCGCAACATCAAAGAATTCCGGATTGCCCCGGTCTGGTTTGTTGCGCTGTGTGTTGCGTTTCTGATCAAGGGACAGGCGGGTCTTGGCATCATCTTGCCCATCAGTATTCTGGTGTCCAACATTCCTCAGATATGCGTGGCAGCCAGGGAAGAAGACCTGACGGACCTGTCTTTTGGGACATGGGTGCTGTCCATGTCGGACGGGTTGGTGTGGGGATTGTATTCCGTGATTGAGCAGGATTATTCCATCATGGTTTTTGCATTGTTTCAGCTGATGACAAGCGGAGCGATCGTTTTTTTGAAATTTTTGAACCAGAAGAAACATCACGCCGAGGTCTGA
- a CDS encoding DUF2442 domain-containing protein, whose amino-acid sequence MQIPKILHVAASDHKLLTIVFTNGEKKIYDVSRLWDNEMFAPLKNPSFFKNVKVETGGYAVYWNDNIDISEYELWKNGKNSQ is encoded by the coding sequence ATGCAGATACCAAAAATATTACATGTTGCCGCGTCAGATCATAAACTGCTCACCATCGTTTTCACAAATGGCGAAAAAAAAATATATGATGTCAGTAGACTATGGGATAATGAAATGTTTGCGCCGTTGAAAAATCCTTCTTTTTTTAAAAATGTCAAAGTTGAAACAGGGGGCTACGCTGTTTATTGGAATGACAATATTGATATCAGTGAATATGAACTTTGGAAAAACGGAAAGAATTCCCAGTAG